A single window of Helicobacter pylori NCTC 11637 = CCUG 17874 = ATCC 43504 = JCM 12093 DNA harbors:
- the nadC gene encoding carboxylating nicotinate-nucleotide diphosphorylase, giving the protein MEIRTFLERALKEDLGHGDLFERVLEKDFKATAFVRAKQEGVFSGEKYALELLQMTGIECVQTIKDKERFKPKDTLMEIRGDFSMLLKIERTLLNLLQHSSGIATLTSRFVEALNSHKVRLLDTRKTRPLLRIFEKYSVLNGGASNHRLGLDDALMLKDTHLKHVKDLKSFLTHARKNLPFTAKIEIECESFEEAKNAMNAGADIVMCDNLSVLETKEIAAYRDVHYPFVLLEASGNISLESINAYAKSGVDAISVGALIHQATFIDMHMKMA; this is encoded by the coding sequence ATGGAGATTAGAACCTTTTTAGAACGCGCTTTAAAAGAAGATTTAGGGCATGGGGATTTGTTTGAAAGGGTGTTAGAAAAAGATTTTAAAGCCACAGCGTTTGTTAGGGCTAAACAAGAGGGCGTGTTTTCAGGCGAAAAATACGCTTTAGAGTTGCTTCAAATGACTGGTATTGAATGCGTTCAAACGATTAAGGATAAAGAACGCTTCAAGCCTAAAGACACCTTAATGGAAATTAGGGGGGATTTTAGCATGCTTTTAAAGATTGAGCGCACCCTTTTAAACCTTTTGCAACACAGCAGCGGGATCGCTACTTTAACGAGCCGTTTTGTAGAAGCTTTAAATTCTCATAAAGTGCGTTTGTTGGACACACGAAAAACCAGACCCCTTTTAAGGATCTTTGAAAAATATTCCGTGCTTAATGGGGGAGCGAGCAACCACCGCTTAGGGCTAGATGACGCTTTAATGCTTAAAGACACGCATTTAAAGCATGTCAAAGATCTCAAAAGCTTTTTAACGCATGCCAGAAAAAATTTGCCTTTCACGGCTAAAATTGAAATTGAATGCGAAAGCTTTGAAGAGGCCAAAAACGCCATGAATGCGGGAGCGGATATTGTGATGTGCGATAATTTGAGCGTTTTAGAGACTAAAGAAATTGCCGCTTATAGAGATGTGCATTATCCCTTTGTCTTACTAGAAGCGAGCGGGAATATTTCACTAGAGAGCATCAACGCTTACGCTAAAAGCGGCGTGGATGCCATTAGCGTAGGGGCTTTAATCCATCAAGCCACTTTTATTGACATGCACATGAAAATGGCTTAA
- the nadA gene encoding quinolinate synthase NadA, which yields MPTDNDLKTSVVELLHDLDVLLVAHFYQKDEIVELAHYTGDSLELAKIASQSDKNLIVFCGVHFMGESVKALAFNKQVIMPKLSCCSMARMIDSHYYDKSVHLLKECGVKEFYPITYINSNAEVKAKVAKDNGVVCTSRNASKIFNHALKQNKKIFFLPDKCLGENLALENGLKSAILGVNSPEEIKNADVVCYNGFCSVHQLFKLEDIEFYRQKYPDILIAVHPECEPSVVSNADFSGSTSQIIEFVEKLSPNQKVAIGTESNLVNRLKAKRNHQNTFILSSTLALCPTMNETTLKDLFEVLKAYKNHRVYNAVELKDEVARLAKLALTKMMELS from the coding sequence ATGCCAACTGATAACGATTTAAAAACTTCTGTTGTGGAATTATTGCACGATTTAGACGTGCTTTTAGTGGCTCACTTTTATCAAAAAGATGAGATTGTAGAGTTAGCCCATTATACAGGCGATAGCTTGGAGTTAGCTAAAATCGCAAGCCAAAGCGATAAAAACCTCATCGTGTTTTGCGGGGTGCATTTTATGGGTGAGAGCGTGAAAGCCCTAGCCTTTAACAAACAAGTGATCATGCCTAAACTCTCATGCTGTTCTATGGCAAGAATGATAGACAGCCATTACTACGATAAAAGCGTCCATTTATTAAAAGAATGCGGCGTTAAAGAATTTTACCCTATCACTTATATCAATTCTAACGCTGAAGTGAAAGCCAAAGTCGCTAAAGATAACGGCGTGGTCTGCACGAGCAGGAACGCTTCTAAAATCTTTAATCATGCCTTAAAACAAAATAAAAAAATCTTTTTTTTACCGGATAAATGCTTGGGGGAAAATCTAGCCCTAGAAAACGGCTTAAAAAGCGCGATTTTAGGCGTAAATAGCCCAGAAGAAATTAAAAACGCTGATGTGGTTTGTTATAACGGCTTTTGTTCGGTGCATCAGCTTTTCAAATTAGAAGACATTGAATTTTACCGCCAAAAATACCCGGATATTTTAATCGCTGTCCATCCAGAGTGCGAACCTAGCGTGGTTTCTAACGCTGATTTTAGCGGATCAACGAGTCAAATCATAGAATTTGTAGAAAAGTTAAGCCCTAATCAAAAAGTCGCCATAGGCACTGAAAGCAATTTAGTCAACCGCTTGAAAGCCAAGCGCAACCATCAAAACACTTTCATTCTCTCTAGCACGCTCGCCCTTTGCCCCACCATGAACGAAACGACTTTAAAAGATTTGTTTGAAGTCTTAAAGGCTTATAAAAACCACAGGGTTTATAATGCGGTTGAATTAAAAGATGAGGTGGCGCGTTTGGCCAAACTCGCTTTAACCAAAATGATGGAGTTGTCCTAA
- a CDS encoding phosphatidylserine decarboxylase, translating to MVALSNALSRVFGSLAGYEFPSFIQKGINALYVKIFKIDLSEFEPLENYKSLNALFTRSLKKERPFDKAPNICIAPCDALITECAFLDNDSALQIKGMSYKAHELVGEINPLNPSFFYVNFYLSPKDYHHYHAPCDLEILEARYFAGKLLPVNKPSLYKNNNLFVGNERVVLVAKDIQGNRLYFVAVGALNVGKMRFNFDKNIQTNAKARFTQTYSYNPPIKVKKGDNLGNFEMGSTIVLFIQNTAFKDLREKSVKFGESIGEFHAN from the coding sequence ATGGTAGCTTTAAGCAACGCTCTTTCAAGGGTTTTTGGCTCTCTCGCTGGCTATGAATTCCCTTCTTTTATCCAAAAAGGCATCAACGCTCTTTATGTTAAGATCTTTAAAATTGATTTGAGCGAGTTTGAGCCTTTAGAAAATTATAAGAGTTTGAACGCTCTTTTCACGCGCTCTTTAAAAAAAGAACGCCCCTTTGACAAAGCCCCTAATATTTGCATTGCGCCTTGCGATGCTTTGATCACTGAATGCGCTTTTTTAGACAACGATAGCGCTTTACAGATTAAAGGCATGTCCTATAAAGCGCATGAATTAGTGGGCGAAATCAACCCCTTAAACCCTTCTTTTTTCTATGTGAATTTTTACCTTTCGCCCAAAGATTACCACCACTACCACGCCCCTTGCGATTTAGAAATTTTAGAGGCTCGTTATTTTGCGGGGAAATTACTACCAGTCAATAAGCCCTCGCTTTACAAAAACAACAATCTGTTTGTGGGCAATGAAAGGGTGGTGCTTGTTGCAAAAGACATTCAAGGCAATAGGTTGTATTTTGTAGCGGTGGGAGCGTTAAATGTGGGTAAAATGCGTTTTAATTTTGATAAAAATATCCAAACTAACGCTAAAGCCCGTTTCACGCAAACCTATTCTTACAACCCGCCGATTAAGGTGAAAAAGGGGGATAATTTAGGGAATTTTGAAATGGGCTCTACTATCGTTTTATTCATTCAAAACACCGCTTTTAAGGATTTGAGAGAAAAAAGCGTGAAGTTTGGGGAAAGTATAGGGGAATTTCATGCCAACTGA
- a CDS encoding DUF6115 domain-containing protein, whose product MLSSNDLFMVVLGAILLVLVCLVGYLYLKEKEFYHKMRRLEKTLDESYQENYIYSKRLKELEGRLEGLSLEKSAKEDSSLRTTLSHLYSQLQEIQKSMDKERDYLEEKIIILENKFKDMGHYAASDEINEKQVLKMYQEGYSVDSISKEFKVSKGEVEFILNMAGLKW is encoded by the coding sequence ATGTTATCTTCTAATGATTTGTTTATGGTCGTTTTAGGGGCGATTTTGTTGGTGTTGGTGTGCTTGGTGGGGTATTTGTATCTTAAAGAAAAAGAGTTTTACCATAAAATGAGGCGTTTAGAAAAAACCTTAGATGAATCCTATCAAGAAAATTATATCTATTCTAAGCGCTTGAAAGAATTAGAGGGGCGTTTGGAAGGCCTTTCTTTAGAAAAAAGCGCTAAAGAGGACAGCTCATTGAGAACGACTCTTTCACACCTTTATAGCCAGTTGCAAGAAATCCAAAAATCCATGGATAAAGAGCGCGATTATTTAGAAGAAAAAATCATTATTTTAGAAAACAAATTCAAAGACATGGGGCATTATGCCGCTAGCGATGAAATCAACGAAAAACAGGTTTTGAAAATGTATCAAGAAGGTTATAGCGTGGATTCTATTTCTAAAGAGTTTAAAGTGAGTAAGGGTGAAGTGGAATTTATATTGAACATGGCAGGGTTAAAATGGTAG
- the mqnP gene encoding menaquinone biosynthesis prenyltransferase MqnP — protein MVALEHTIFSSMFLLMAMVISSYQKNQTLFFGLETLILCFLALLGARNFAMGFNRLVDRDIDKDNPRTKNRPSVDGRISVKGMVVFSASNALLFVVVSYFINPLAFKLSLPFLIVLGGYSYFKRFSSLAHFIVGLALGLAPIAGSVAVLGDIPLWNVFLALGVMLWVAGFDLLYSLQDMEFDKERGLFSIPSKLGEKWCLNLSRLSHLVALICWLCFVKCYHGGVFAYLGLGVSALILLYEQILVARDYKNIPKAFFVSNGYLGVVFFIFIVLDVGFKHA, from the coding sequence TTGGTCGCTTTGGAGCATACGATATTTTCTAGCATGTTTTTACTCATGGCTATGGTCATAAGCTCCTATCAAAAAAATCAAACGCTCTTTTTTGGGTTAGAAACCCTAATCCTTTGTTTTTTAGCCTTATTGGGGGCGAGAAACTTCGCTATGGGGTTTAACCGCTTGGTGGATAGGGATATTGATAAGGATAACCCAAGGACGAAAAACCGCCCGAGCGTGGATGGCAGGATCAGCGTTAAAGGCATGGTGGTTTTTAGCGCTTCAAACGCTCTTTTATTCGTGGTAGTGAGCTATTTCATTAACCCTTTAGCCTTCAAACTTTCGTTACCTTTTTTAATCGTTTTAGGGGGGTATTCGTATTTCAAGCGCTTTTCTTCTTTGGCACATTTTATCGTGGGTTTGGCTTTGGGTTTAGCCCCCATTGCGGGAAGTGTGGCGGTTTTAGGGGATATTCCTTTATGGAATGTCTTTTTGGCTTTAGGGGTGATGTTATGGGTGGCTGGGTTTGATTTGCTCTATTCTTTACAGGATATGGAGTTTGATAAAGAGAGAGGCTTGTTTTCCATTCCTAGTAAATTAGGGGAAAAATGGTGTTTGAACCTTTCAAGACTCTCACACCTTGTAGCGCTAATATGCTGGCTTTGTTTTGTGAAATGTTACCATGGGGGGGTTTTTGCGTATTTAGGATTAGGGGTTTCAGCCTTGATCTTACTCTATGAGCAGATCTTAGTGGCTAGAGATTATAAAAACATCCCTAAAGCCTTTTTTGTGAGTAATGGCTATTTGGGGGTGGTGTTTTTTATTTTCATCGTCCTTGATGTGGGGTTTAAGCATGCATGA
- a CDS encoding ComEC/Rec2 family competence protein, whose product MKDKTFQGAFELLTTPKEYLWCGVFLSLLLAINLYLEYLNYQKLDFSKPTSLNAQILLQYPKTKDQKTYFVLKLQSKGMIFYTIIKEPLKNLQYRHAQFFGKFKPCSFLESLRSCFFQTYSFSLTRKQDFKSHWRHFIDSTHSSALVGNLYRALFIGDSLNKDLRDRANALGINHLLAISGFHLGILSVSVYFLFSLFYTPLQKRYFPYRNAFYDIGVLVWVFLLGYLLLLDFLPSFFRAFLMGLLGFLACFFGVRLLSFKLLILACCIAIALLPKLLFSVGFLLSVCGVWYIFLFLKHTQIFFKTSSFLRRSFQAISLSALVFLNMLIVAHAFFPMFSPYQLFSIPLGLIFIVFFPLSLFLHAVGLGSLLDNILGMPLTIPTISIPSPLWLLGVHLFLTILSARFFKVYLSMNVLSAGFFLYCCYQYIIMPSLIVG is encoded by the coding sequence TTGAAAGACAAAACTTTTCAGGGGGCGTTTGAACTTCTTACAACCCCCAAAGAATACTTATGGTGTGGGGTGTTTTTAAGCCTTTTGTTGGCGATTAACCTTTATTTAGAATACTTGAATTACCAAAAGCTTGATTTTTCAAAACCTACAAGCTTGAACGCTCAAATCTTATTACAATACCCTAAAACGAAAGATCAAAAAACCTATTTTGTCTTAAAGCTCCAATCAAAGGGCATGATCTTTTACACCATTATTAAAGAGCCTTTAAAGAACCTCCAATACCGCCATGCGCAATTTTTTGGCAAGTTCAAACCTTGCTCGTTTTTGGAGTCTTTAAGATCATGCTTTTTTCAAACCTATTCTTTTTCTTTAACGCGAAAACAGGATTTCAAATCGCATTGGCGCCATTTCATTGACAGCACTCATTCAAGCGCTTTAGTGGGCAATTTGTATCGCGCGTTATTTATAGGGGATAGCTTGAATAAGGATTTAAGAGACAGGGCTAACGCGCTAGGGATCAACCACTTACTAGCCATTAGCGGGTTCCATTTAGGGATTTTGAGCGTTAGCGTGTATTTTCTTTTCTCTCTTTTTTATACCCCCTTACAAAAACGCTATTTCCCTTATAGGAACGCTTTTTATGATATAGGGGTTTTGGTGTGGGTTTTTTTGCTAGGGTATTTGTTGCTACTAGATTTTTTACCCTCTTTTTTCAGGGCGTTTTTAATGGGCTTATTAGGGTTTTTGGCATGCTTTTTTGGGGTAAGGCTTTTGAGTTTTAAACTTTTGATTTTAGCGTGCTGTATCGCCATAGCGTTACTCCCTAAATTGCTTTTTAGCGTGGGGTTTTTGCTTTCTGTTTGTGGGGTGTGGTATATCTTTTTATTCTTAAAACACACTCAAATTTTTTTTAAAACCTCTTCTTTTTTAAGGCGATCTTTTCAAGCCATAAGCTTAAGCGCGCTGGTGTTTTTGAACATGCTCATTGTTGCGCATGCCTTTTTCCCTATGTTTTCGCCCTATCAGCTCTTTAGCATTCCTTTAGGCTTGATTTTTATCGTGTTTTTCCCTTTGAGTTTGTTCTTGCATGCGGTGGGTTTAGGGTCTTTATTGGATAATATTCTAGGCATGCCTTTAACCATCCCTACGATTTCAATCCCTTCGCCTTTATGGCTTTTAGGGGTGCATTTATTTTTAACGATTTTAAGCGCGCGTTTTTTTAAGGTTTATTTGAGCATGAATGTTTTGAGTGCGGGCTTTTTCTTGTATTGTTGCTATCAATATATTATAATGCCTAGCTTAATTGTAGGTTAG
- a CDS encoding replicative DNA helicase: MDHLKHLQQLQNIERIVLSGIVLANHKIEEVHSVLEPSDFYYPPNGLFFEIALKLHEEDCPIDENFIRQKMPKDKQIKEEDLVAIFAASPIDNIEAYVEEIKNASIKRKLFGLANTIREQALESAQKSSDILGAVEREVYALLNGSTIEGFRSIKEVLESAMDLITENQRKGSLEVTGIPTGFVQLDNYTSGFNKGSLVIIGARPSMGKTSLMMNMVLSALNDDRGVAVFSLEMSAEQLALRALSDLTSINMHDLESGRLDDDQWENLAKCYDHLSCKKLFFYDKSYVRIEQIRLQLRKLKSQHKELGIAFIDYLQLMSGSKATKERHEQIAEISRELKTLARELEIPIIALVQLNRSLENRDDKRPILSDIKDSGGIEQDADIVLFLYRGYIYQMRAEDNKIDKLKKEGKIEEAQELRLKVDEERRIHKQNGSIEEAEIIVAKNRNGATGTVYTRFNAPFTRYEDMPIDSHLEEGQETKVDYDIVTT; this comes from the coding sequence ATGGATCATTTAAAGCATTTGCAGCAATTGCAAAACATTGAAAGGATCGTGCTTTCAGGCATTGTGTTGGCCAATCATAAGATTGAAGAGGTCCATAGCGTTTTAGAGCCTAGCGATTTTTACTACCCGCCTAACGGCTTGTTTTTTGAAATCGCTTTAAAACTGCATGAAGAAGATTGCCCCATTGATGAGAATTTTATCCGCCAAAAAATGCCTAAAGACAAACAAATCAAAGAAGAGGATCTGGTCGCTATTTTTGCGGCAAGCCCTATAGATAATATTGAAGCCTATGTGGAAGAGATTAAAAACGCTTCCATTAAACGAAAACTTTTTGGCTTGGCTAACACCATTAGAGAGCAAGCCCTAGAAAGCGCGCAAAAATCCAGCGATATTTTAGGCGCTGTGGAACGAGAAGTCTATGCGTTATTGAATGGCAGCACCATAGAGGGCTTTAGGAGCATTAAAGAAGTGCTTGAAAGCGCGATGGATCTTATTACAGAAAACCAAAGAAAGGGGAGTTTGGAAGTTACTGGCATACCGACTGGCTTTGTCCAATTGGATAATTATACGAGCGGTTTTAATAAGGGGAGTTTAGTCATTATAGGGGCAAGGCCGTCTATGGGTAAAACCAGTTTGATGATGAACATGGTCTTATCCGCACTCAATGACGATAGAGGGGTAGCGGTTTTTAGTTTAGAAATGTCTGCGGAGCAACTCGCTTTAAGGGCGTTATCGGATCTCACTTCTATTAACATGCATGATTTAGAGAGCGGGAGGCTTGATGATGATCAATGGGAAAATTTAGCCAAATGCTACGATCACCTTTCTTGCAAAAAACTCTTTTTCTACGATAAAAGTTATGTGAGGATAGAGCAAATCCGCTTGCAACTGCGAAAGCTTAAATCCCAACACAAGGAATTGGGTATCGCTTTTATTGACTATTTGCAGCTCATGTCAGGGAGCAAAGCCACTAAAGAACGCCATGAGCAAATCGCTGAAATTTCAAGGGAGCTTAAAACTTTAGCCAGGGAATTAGAAATCCCTATCATAGCGCTAGTGCAACTCAACCGCAGCCTGGAAAACCGAGACGATAAACGGCCCATTCTTTCGGATATTAAAGACAGCGGGGGGATTGAACAGGATGCTGATATTGTTTTATTTTTATATAGAGGCTATATCTATCAAATGAGGGCTGAAGACAACAAAATAGACAAGCTCAAAAAAGAAGGCAAAATTGAAGAGGCGCAAGAGTTGCGCCTAAAAGTTGATGAAGAAAGGCGTATCCACAAGCAAAATGGCAGCATTGAAGAGGCTGAAATCATCGTGGCTAAAAACAGGAATGGGGCTACAGGAACGGTTTATACGCGCTTTAACGCTCCTTTCACGCGCTATGAAGACATGCCCATAGATTCCCATTTAGAAGAGGGGCAAGAAACTAAAGTGGATTATGATATAGTTACAACTTGA
- a CDS encoding NAD(P)H-hydrate dehydratase: MLSVYEKVNALDKRAIEELFLSEDILMENAAMALERAVLQNASLGAKVIILCGSGDNGGDGYALARRLVGRFRVLVFEMKLTKSPMCQLQKERAKKAGVVIKTYEENALNQNLECDVLIDCVIGSHFKGKLEPFLNFESLSQKARFKIACDIPSGIDSKGRVDKRAFKADLTISMGAIKSCLLSDRAKDYVGELKVGHLGVFNPIYEIPTDTFLLEKSDLKLPLRDKKNAHKGDYGHAHVLLGKHSGAGLLSALSALSFGSGVVSVQALECEITSNNKPLELVFCENFPNLLSAFALGMGLENIPKDFNRWLELAPCVLDAGVFYHKEILQALEKEAVLTPHPKEFLSLLKLVGINISMLELLDNKLEIARDFSQKYPKVVLLLKGANTLIAHQGQVFINILGSVALAKAGSGDVLAGLILSLLSQNYTPLDAAINASLAHALASLEFKNNYALTPLDLIEKIKRL; the protein is encoded by the coding sequence ATGCTTTCAGTGTATGAAAAAGTGAATGCTCTAGATAAAAGGGCGATTGAAGAATTGTTTTTAAGCGAAGACATTTTAATGGAAAACGCCGCGATGGCTTTAGAAAGGGCGGTTTTACAAAACGCTTCTTTAGGCGCTAAAGTCATTATCCTTTGTGGGAGCGGGGATAATGGGGGCGATGGCTATGCGTTAGCCAGGCGTTTAGTGGGGCGTTTTAGAGTGCTGGTCTTTGAAATGAAACTAACCAAAAGCCCCATGTGCCAATTGCAAAAAGAAAGGGCTAAAAAAGCAGGGGTAGTCATCAAAACATACGAAGAAAACGCCCTTAATCAAAATTTAGAATGCGATGTTTTAATAGATTGCGTGATAGGGAGTCATTTTAAAGGCAAATTAGAGCCGTTTTTAAACTTTGAAAGCCTTTCTCAAAAAGCGCGCTTTAAAATCGCTTGCGACATTCCTAGCGGGATCGATTCTAAAGGCAGGGTGGATAAGAGGGCGTTTAAAGCGGATTTGACTATCAGCATGGGCGCTATCAAATCATGCTTATTAAGCGATAGGGCTAAAGACTATGTAGGGGAATTGAAAGTGGGGCATTTAGGGGTTTTTAATCCAATCTATGAGATCCCAACAGACACTTTTTTACTAGAAAAAAGCGATTTGAAACTGCCCTTAAGGGATAAAAAAAACGCTCATAAAGGCGATTACGGGCATGCGCATGTTCTTTTAGGCAAGCATAGTGGGGCGGGGTTATTGAGCGCTTTAAGCGCGTTAAGTTTTGGATCTGGAGTGGTGAGCGTTCAAGCGTTAGAATGCGAGATAACTTCTAATAACAAGCCTTTAGAATTGGTTTTTTGTGAAAATTTCCCTAACTTATTGAGCGCGTTCGCTCTTGGCATGGGGTTAGAAAATATCCCAAAGGATTTTAATAGGTGGCTTGAATTAGCCCCATGCGTTTTAGATGCGGGCGTTTTTTATCACAAAGAGATCTTACAAGCCTTAGAAAAAGAAGCCGTTTTAACCCCTCACCCTAAAGAGTTTTTATCGTTGTTAAAATTAGTGGGGATCAATATAAGCATGCTAGAATTATTAGACAATAAACTAGAAATCGCAAGGGATTTTTCTCAAAAATACCCTAAGGTGGTTTTGCTTTTAAAGGGGGCTAATACCCTAATCGCTCATCAAGGGCAGGTTTTTATCAACATTTTAGGGAGCGTGGCTTTAGCCAAAGCAGGGAGTGGCGATGTGTTAGCGGGGCTTATTTTAAGCTTGCTTTCTCAAAACTACACGCCTTTAGACGCCGCTATTAACGCAAGTTTAGCGCACGCGCTAGCGAGTTTGGAATTTAAGAATAATTACGCTTTAACGCCCCTAGATCTGATAGAAAAGATCAAACGATTATAA
- the crdS gene encoding copper-sensing histidine kinase CrdS, with protein sequence MRGWAIALTHYEKKSLKLFLGTYLGSSFVLMLVISVLAFNYEKNEKIKMIRMDMDKMASKIASEVIALHMQTHGDYQNALNALISRYKDASIALFDSKKRILYSNIPESANLIKNHKEAGFFSFRGEYYLFSDETFAHLGVAKMLFKNSKPLHFSSLYRNIVLVFVVAFLCVIGVSVFLGRLFLKPIRNEITRIDHFLKNTTHELNTPMSALVLSLKTLEDNQQHRRIKIAIQRMSFLYHSLSYLVMQDIERESLVLLDLKALIIKENTLFSEMIDYHKLEFKSDLVGVEFKAKEQDFLSLYSNLLMNAIKYSVMHGYIHIELTHAFLKVKNLGYEIPKDKIAELSVRYARFNSSVLGYGIGLDLVKKVCEKYKMRLEIHSEPSLKGSFYENSFCVQFQG encoded by the coding sequence ATAAGGGGGTGGGCTATCGCTTTAACCCACTATGAAAAAAAATCCCTCAAACTCTTTTTAGGGACTTATTTGGGCTCTTCGTTTGTGTTGATGCTAGTGATTAGCGTTTTAGCGTTTAACTATGAAAAAAACGAAAAAATCAAAATGATACGCATGGACATGGACAAAATGGCCTCTAAGATCGCTAGCGAAGTGATTGCCTTGCACATGCAAACGCATGGGGATTATCAAAACGCTTTAAACGCTCTCATTTCACGCTATAAAGACGCTTCCATAGCTCTTTTTGATAGTAAAAAGCGCATTTTGTATTCTAATATCCCTGAAAGTGCCAATTTGATTAAAAACCATAAAGAAGCGGGCTTTTTTAGTTTTAGGGGAGAGTATTACCTGTTTAGCGATGAAACTTTCGCCCACTTGGGCGTGGCTAAAATGCTTTTTAAAAATTCTAAACCCCTTCATTTTTCTTCCTTGTATCGTAACATCGTTTTAGTGTTTGTCGTAGCGTTTTTATGCGTGATAGGGGTTTCTGTGTTTTTGGGGCGTTTGTTTTTAAAGCCCATTAGGAATGAAATCACCCGTATTGATCATTTTTTAAAAAACACCACGCATGAATTAAACACCCCCATGAGCGCTTTAGTCTTGTCTTTAAAAACCTTAGAAGACAACCAACAACACCGCCGCATTAAAATCGCTATCCAGCGCATGAGTTTTTTATACCACTCGCTCTCGTATTTAGTGATGCAAGACATTGAGCGCGAATCCCTTGTGCTTTTAGATTTAAAAGCCCTAATTATTAAAGAAAACACGCTTTTTAGCGAGATGATAGACTACCACAAGTTGGAATTTAAAAGCGATTTAGTGGGAGTGGAATTTAAGGCTAAAGAGCAGGATTTCCTTTCGCTTTATAGCAATTTGCTCATGAACGCGATCAAATACAGCGTCATGCATGGGTATATCCACATAGAGCTAACGCATGCATTTTTGAAAGTGAAAAATTTAGGGTATGAAATCCCTAAAGACAAGATCGCAGAATTAAGCGTTCGTTACGCGCGTTTCAATTCTAGCGTGTTGGGTTATGGTATAGGGTTAGATTTAGTGAAAAAAGTGTGCGAAAAGTATAAAATGCGTTTAGAAATTCATAGCGAACCCTCTTTAAAAGGATCGTTTTACGAAAATTCGTTTTGCGTTCAATTTCAAGGATAA
- the crdR gene encoding copper response regulator transcription factor CrdR, translating to MQKKIFLLEDDYLLSESVKEFLEHLGYEVFCAFNGKEAYERLSVERFNLLLLDVQVPEMNSLELFKRIKNDFLISTPVIFITALQDNATLKNAFNLGASDYLKKPFDLDELEARIKRFFNDDPIEIMPNIFYHQNCLSVRGKKEILPPKTAQLLEYFLEHKGQIISSQALENNLWEQAIDDSTLRTYIKVLRKLLGKDCIETHKGVGYRFNPL from the coding sequence ATGCAAAAAAAGATTTTTTTACTAGAAGACGATTACCTTTTAAGCGAGAGCGTTAAGGAGTTTTTAGAGCATTTGGGCTATGAAGTGTTTTGCGCTTTTAACGGGAAAGAAGCTTATGAAAGGCTCTCGGTTGAGCGCTTCAACCTCTTGCTTTTAGACGTGCAAGTGCCTGAAATGAATAGCTTGGAATTGTTTAAGCGCATCAAAAACGATTTTTTAATCTCTACGCCTGTGATTTTTATCACCGCCTTACAGGATAACGCTACCTTAAAAAACGCTTTTAATTTAGGAGCGAGCGATTATTTGAAAAAGCCTTTTGATTTAGACGAATTGGAAGCGCGCATTAAAAGGTTTTTCAATGATGATCCTATAGAAATCATGCCTAACATTTTTTACCACCAAAATTGCTTGAGTGTCAGGGGCAAAAAAGAGATCTTGCCGCCCAAAACCGCCCAACTTTTAGAATACTTTTTAGAACATAAAGGGCAAATCATTAGCTCTCAAGCGTTAGAAAATAACTTATGGGAGCAGGCTATTGATGATTCCACCTTACGCACTTATATTAAGGTGTTGCGTAAGCTCTTGGGGAAAGATTGTATAGAAACGCATAAGGGGGTGGGCTATCGCTTTAACCCACTATGA